The Paenibacillus sp. FSL R7-0204 genome includes a region encoding these proteins:
- a CDS encoding glycosyltransferase family 2 protein — translation MTMTSIIIPTYNRLGLLRSCVESIRAHTRSAYEIIVVDNASDDGTEAYCRASKLKFISLPENRGFPLACNIGLQLAAGEELLLLNNDVIVSQGWLDNLKSALYSAPDIGIVGPLTNYASGRQQVQTGYTDIAGFHAEALRANIPDAAKWQETRRLVGLCFLFKRQLMDAIGLLDERFSPGHYEDDDYCYRARLQGYRLLITGDCLVHHEGSASFKEVYSASLQELVERNRRIFMEKWQVDPAQFI, via the coding sequence ATGACAATGACGAGCATTATTATTCCTACGTATAACAGGCTCGGGCTGCTGCGCTCCTGCGTCGAATCGATCAGAGCGCATACCCGGTCCGCCTATGAGATTATTGTAGTGGACAATGCCTCGGATGATGGTACCGAAGCCTACTGCCGCGCCAGCAAGCTGAAGTTCATCTCCCTCCCGGAGAACCGCGGTTTTCCGCTGGCCTGCAATATCGGGCTGCAGCTGGCTGCGGGGGAGGAACTGCTGCTGCTGAACAATGACGTTATTGTGTCGCAAGGCTGGCTGGATAATCTGAAGAGCGCCTTGTACAGTGCCCCTGATATAGGAATTGTCGGACCGTTGACGAATTATGCCAGCGGGCGGCAGCAGGTACAGACCGGCTATACGGATATTGCAGGCTTCCATGCGGAAGCGCTCCGGGCCAATATTCCTGATGCAGCGAAGTGGCAGGAGACCCGAAGGCTTGTAGGTCTGTGCTTTTTATTCAAAAGACAGCTTATGGACGCGATCGGCCTGCTCGATGAACGCTTCTCGCCGGGCCATTATGAGGATGACGATTACTGCTACCGCGCCCGGCTGCAGGGATACCGGCTGCTGATTACCGGAGATTGCCTGGTTCATCATGAAGGCAGCGCCAGCTTCAAGGAGGTCTATTCCGCCTCATTGCAGGAGCTGGTGGAGCGCAACCGCAGGATTTTTATGGAGAAATGGCAAGTGGACCCCGCGCAGTTCATCTGA
- a CDS encoding sugar phosphate nucleotidyltransferase, protein MKGVILAGGTGTRLYPLTRLMNKHLLPVGKYPMVCYGIERLRQGGITDILLVISKQSAGQYTDFLGSGAEFGVSLTYKIQEAAGGIAEALELAEGFILPGERFVVLLGDNLFMDSLEPYVKSYLQQPAGTAKVLLKPVEDARRYGVPVFDSADASLIAYIEEKPEQPKTKFCVTGIYMYDEAVFDIIRRISPSRRGELEITDVNNLYAVERKLSYDVLQGWWSDAGTFQSLREAGDKLRDTLP, encoded by the coding sequence GTGAAAGGAGTCATACTGGCAGGCGGAACAGGAACAAGGCTATACCCGCTCACCCGGCTGATGAACAAACATTTGCTTCCGGTCGGCAAATACCCTATGGTGTGCTACGGGATTGAGCGGCTGCGCCAGGGGGGGATCACCGATATTCTCCTGGTCATCAGCAAACAGTCCGCAGGACAGTACACTGACTTTTTGGGCAGCGGCGCGGAGTTCGGCGTCTCCCTGACTTACAAAATCCAGGAAGCGGCAGGCGGCATCGCGGAAGCGCTGGAGCTGGCGGAAGGATTCATCCTGCCGGGAGAACGGTTTGTCGTGCTGCTGGGGGATAATTTGTTCATGGATAGTCTGGAGCCTTACGTGAAGAGTTATCTGCAGCAGCCAGCGGGGACCGCGAAGGTGCTCCTGAAGCCTGTTGAGGATGCGCGCAGATACGGGGTTCCGGTGTTTGACAGCGCCGATGCTTCCCTGATTGCTTACATTGAAGAGAAGCCGGAGCAGCCGAAGACGAAATTCTGTGTTACAGGCATATATATGTACGATGAAGCAGTATTTGATATCATCCGCCGTATTTCGCCTTCCAGAAGGGGCGAGCTGGAGATTACCGATGTGAACAACCTGTATGCCGTAGAGCGCAAGCTGAGCTATGATGTGCTGCAAGGCTGGTGGAGCGACGCGGGAACCTTCCAGTCTCTGCGCGAAGCCGGAGATAAGCTGAGAGATACGCTGCCCTGA
- a CDS encoding GNAT family N-acetyltransferase → MTYTDNHLRLRPLNAAELALSLENYSELEQALGLNVTSTTTLLDDEEMRYALRVRHAKVLQDEENYCWLTMWAIIHREQQQLIGFLILKGPPNEQGEVIVGYVLDERYWGQGYATEALRQITAWIFSHPGARWVIADTEKDNFASHRVLQHLGAELYRETEDLFWWRIARPASS, encoded by the coding sequence ATGACATATACGGACAACCACCTGAGGCTCCGGCCATTGAATGCTGCCGAGCTTGCTTTATCCCTGGAGAATTATTCGGAGCTGGAGCAGGCGCTGGGCTTGAATGTGACGAGCACCACCACCCTGCTGGACGATGAAGAGATGCGCTATGCGCTGCGGGTCAGGCATGCGAAGGTACTACAGGATGAAGAGAACTACTGTTGGCTGACCATGTGGGCCATCATCCACCGGGAGCAGCAGCAGCTCATCGGCTTCCTGATTCTCAAAGGCCCCCCGAACGAGCAAGGGGAGGTCATCGTTGGTTATGTCCTGGACGAGAGATACTGGGGCCAGGGCTATGCCACAGAAGCGCTGCGGCAGATCACCGCCTGGATCTTCAGCCATCCCGGCGCACGCTGGGTCATTGCAGATACCGAGAAGGATAACTTCGCCTCCCACCGTGTCCTGCAGCACCTGGGTGCGGAGCTGTACCGGGAAACCGAGGATTTGTTCTGGTGGAGAATTGCTCGGCCAGCCAGTAGCTGA
- a CDS encoding decaprenyl-phosphate phosphoribosyltransferase: MQPQSNISINRRIFWLLIKQMRPKQWTKNLLIFAAPLFSFEVVTTADIFYTFSGFLLLCFISGCVYIVNDYIDIESDQNHPVKRNRPMASGELNPGIALIFGALIVILSLSLAYVLNPLFSLLLVFYFCINVAYSLRLKNVVIIDIMIIAAGFVLRAIAGGLVIHVPFTPWFLLCTMLLSLFLAIGKRRHELFLLGNEKAAHRKVLENYSFELLDQLSSIVTTATIISYSLFTFTSGRTIQLMWTIPLVIYGVFRYLYLIHIENKGGAPDKVLFEDKHILITVVLYVVSVILILYYFE, encoded by the coding sequence TTGCAACCCCAATCTAATATCAGTATAAACAGACGGATTTTTTGGCTTTTAATTAAGCAAATGAGGCCTAAACAATGGACAAAGAATTTGCTTATTTTTGCCGCGCCATTGTTTTCTTTTGAAGTAGTAACTACTGCCGATATTTTTTACACTTTTTCAGGTTTCCTGCTCCTATGTTTTATATCAGGTTGCGTATACATCGTTAATGATTACATCGATATTGAATCTGATCAGAATCATCCTGTAAAACGGAATCGTCCCATGGCTTCAGGAGAATTGAACCCCGGTATTGCCTTAATCTTTGGGGCCCTTATTGTTATATTGTCTTTGTCCCTAGCGTATGTATTAAATCCGTTGTTTTCTCTTTTGCTAGTTTTCTATTTTTGTATAAATGTTGCTTACTCGTTACGTCTTAAAAATGTTGTTATCATTGATATCATGATTATTGCAGCGGGCTTTGTATTACGGGCAATTGCTGGCGGACTTGTTATTCATGTTCCCTTTACGCCCTGGTTTTTATTATGCACTATGCTGCTTTCTCTTTTTCTCGCAATTGGGAAAAGAAGACATGAGCTTTTTTTGCTTGGAAATGAAAAGGCTGCACATCGTAAAGTGCTAGAGAATTATTCTTTTGAACTATTAGATCAATTAAGCAGTATTGTAACAACAGCTACGATAATTAGCTATTCATTGTTTACATTTACATCTGGACGAACTATACAATTAATGTGGACCATACCTTTGGTTATTTACGGTGTCTTCAGATATTTATATTTGATCCATATAGAAAATAAAGGCGGAGCCCCGGATAAAGTATTATTTGAGGATAAGCACATCCTGATTACAGTTGTCCTCTATGTAGTCAGTGTAATTTTAATTTTATATTATTTTGAATAG
- a CDS encoding HAD family hydrolase, producing the protein MYLKLALFDIDKTIIDKDSMFSFLFYGLRKTPTSFHMFILAGLYAVLYRLNCISAEVAKSAFFSFMKYMNDNDLKHFFNTKLKPHIYRQALEEIRLRKREGYHILLVTASPIAYMKYFEELNEVDGVIGTELLFEKGHYTGTIQGNNCKGEEKVVRIKGYLKEKKITVDYNNSCAYSDSLSDMPMLNLVKQRYIINSNNAAGCEVLKWSN; encoded by the coding sequence ATGTATCTGAAGCTCGCCTTATTTGATATTGACAAGACGATTATTGATAAAGATTCTATGTTTTCATTCTTGTTTTATGGACTAAGAAAGACCCCCACTTCTTTCCATATGTTCATTCTTGCCGGATTATATGCTGTTCTTTATCGGTTGAATTGTATATCTGCTGAAGTTGCTAAAAGTGCCTTTTTTAGTTTTATGAAATATATGAATGATAATGATCTTAAGCACTTTTTCAATACCAAACTTAAACCTCACATTTATAGACAAGCCTTAGAGGAGATTCGCCTTAGGAAACGGGAAGGTTATCATATACTTCTGGTTACAGCGTCCCCAATTGCCTACATGAAATATTTTGAAGAGCTAAATGAAGTGGATGGTGTAATTGGAACAGAGCTTTTGTTTGAGAAGGGACATTATACAGGTACTATCCAGGGGAATAACTGTAAAGGTGAAGAAAAGGTAGTGCGCATAAAGGGTTATTTAAAAGAGAAGAAGATTACAGTAGATTACAATAATTCATGTGCGTATTCTGATTCCTTATCCGACATGCCAATGCTTAATCTGGTGAAACAAAGATATATAATTAACTCTAATAATGCAGCGGGTTGTGAGGTATTGAAATGGAGCAACTGA
- a CDS encoding EamA family transporter, with protein sequence MEQLTKVKKGSIGKWFMIISAFLTATGQLFWKWGHSNIIYMALGFVCYGIGAFFMISSFKFLKLSVAYPLMCTSYIIALVYGGLFLGEPITLKKLVAVTLLGIGVSVTTYEK encoded by the coding sequence ATGGAGCAACTGACAAAGGTGAAAAAGGGGTCTATCGGAAAATGGTTTATGATTATTTCAGCCTTTTTGACAGCAACTGGACAGTTATTTTGGAAATGGGGTCATAGCAATATCATTTATATGGCCCTAGGCTTTGTATGTTACGGAATTGGGGCATTTTTTATGATAAGCTCATTTAAATTTTTGAAACTATCTGTGGCTTATCCCCTCATGTGTACAAGTTACATTATCGCTCTGGTTTATGGCGGGTTATTTCTTGGGGAACCCATTACGTTGAAGAAATTGGTGGCTGTTACTCTTCTAGGGATAGGAGTGAGCGTAACCACCTATGAAAAATGA
- a CDS encoding EamA family transporter, producing the protein MKNEQFLYLLLVIMTILGSLGSVFFKSFTEKKQFYLLFFGFFLYGGGALLNIYLLRRLPYTLVVPANSLTFLWTIILAKVFFKETIGIMKISGFIFIISGLFLLVN; encoded by the coding sequence ATGAAAAATGAACAATTCTTATATTTGCTTCTTGTAATTATGACGATATTGGGTTCTTTAGGGAGTGTCTTTTTTAAAAGTTTTACTGAGAAAAAACAATTTTATCTCCTGTTTTTTGGATTTTTTTTATATGGAGGCGGTGCTTTGCTCAATATTTATTTGCTGAGAAGACTGCCTTATACTTTAGTAGTTCCAGCGAATTCCCTTACTTTTTTGTGGACAATAATATTAGCAAAAGTCTTTTTTAAGGAAACTATAGGTATTATGAAAATATCAGGTTTTATTTTCATAATTTCGGGTCTTTTTTTACTGGTAAACTAA
- a CDS encoding DUF6080 domain-containing protein: MSFYTYYFKDKKDNYIAAAVGLVLFLGYLLINMPYIQYIKENADMLSVFNPFYGAPFSLNLFNFDPSVEYGSLTSSIIHPLYNFLTAPLNYLSVHSVGNLFFLLLQSILNALGTAILFFIMRKSGSSRGISAFFSILFGVCSYTLFSSLIPDSYPYAQLIMILSAAYLYKSRDLSSFPVIPGALLILLNFGITSTNLITFTGALFVSIYNSSYRMETLKRFLRIMIFSLLLLIFFTGLQYALFSGKTWVSNVGGGLSNGAFGYISPFSLAHHSELFHMLVVNPVLTPEISLIDPKIVAFASNISAPHPIYVQFAGFGITVLAILGFIRGIRNREVWSLMIYPLFAIFLHIVIGFGLAAYKYDLYLYAGHYLFAIFLLASFFVRTVTNVKLKKVCSSFIILLIIVTMANNIVKHYSTLDYIKSSYIKLENQSD; this comes from the coding sequence ATGTCGTTTTATACTTATTATTTCAAGGATAAAAAGGATAACTATATAGCAGCAGCAGTAGGGCTTGTTTTATTCTTGGGTTATCTGCTTATTAACATGCCTTACATTCAGTACATCAAAGAGAACGCTGATATGCTATCTGTCTTCAATCCATTCTACGGTGCTCCATTTTCTTTAAACTTGTTTAACTTTGACCCCTCAGTGGAATATGGCAGCCTTACTTCATCTATCATTCATCCACTATATAATTTTCTTACAGCTCCGCTTAACTATTTATCAGTTCATTCTGTTGGTAATTTGTTTTTTCTTTTGCTGCAGTCCATATTGAATGCATTGGGCACTGCTATTCTTTTTTTCATTATGCGCAAGAGCGGATCATCTCGGGGGATTTCGGCTTTTTTCTCAATTCTTTTTGGTGTATGTTCTTATACATTGTTTTCTTCATTAATCCCAGATTCGTATCCCTACGCTCAACTAATTATGATTTTATCTGCTGCATACCTATATAAATCTCGTGATTTATCTTCATTCCCAGTTATTCCGGGAGCATTATTGATTTTGCTGAATTTTGGGATTACCTCCACAAATTTAATTACATTTACTGGTGCCTTATTTGTAAGCATATATAATTCTAGCTATAGGATGGAGACGTTGAAACGTTTTTTGAGGATCATGATTTTTTCATTACTTTTGCTCATATTCTTTACGGGGTTACAATACGCCCTATTTTCTGGGAAAACATGGGTTTCGAATGTCGGAGGAGGCCTATCGAATGGTGCCTTTGGTTATATATCCCCTTTTTCACTTGCTCATCATTCTGAATTATTTCATATGTTAGTGGTCAACCCGGTTCTTACGCCAGAAATTTCATTAATAGATCCGAAAATTGTTGCCTTTGCCTCGAATATCAGTGCACCTCATCCAATCTACGTACAATTTGCAGGCTTCGGGATAACTGTTCTGGCTATACTGGGGTTCATCCGAGGTATTCGTAATCGAGAAGTTTGGTCATTGATGATTTATCCCCTTTTTGCAATTTTCTTGCATATAGTCATTGGTTTTGGTCTTGCGGCATACAAATACGATCTGTATTTATACGCGGGACATTATCTATTTGCAATCTTCCTTCTTGCCAGTTTTTTTGTAAGGACAGTAACGAATGTTAAGCTAAAAAAAGTGTGTTCTTCCTTTATCATCTTGTTGATTATTGTGACAATGGCTAACAATATAGTTAAGCATTATTCAACGTTAGATTACATTAAGTCATCATATATCAAGCTTGAGAATCAATCAGATTAA
- a CDS encoding nucleoside-diphosphate sugar epimerase has product MKVQSKITKVLQHMAHTHEQMARILDAERHVAVRMSQIVHDLPDADPDFGGFSGLVESSGQVNKNIIAYLNALADLEEAMAEGVGRVIKELNGQEEE; this is encoded by the coding sequence ATGAAGGTGCAGAGTAAAATTACAAAAGTCCTGCAGCACATGGCCCATACGCACGAACAAATGGCACGGATTCTCGACGCCGAACGCCACGTAGCCGTCCGTATGTCGCAAATAGTTCACGATCTGCCGGATGCGGACCCTGATTTCGGCGGATTCAGTGGGCTGGTGGAAAGCTCAGGTCAAGTCAACAAAAACATCATTGCTTACCTCAATGCACTTGCCGATCTCGAAGAGGCGATGGCTGAGGGAGTGGGCAGGGTCATCAAGGAATTAAACGGTCAGGAAGAAGAGTAA
- a CDS encoding GNAT family N-acetyltransferase, giving the protein MMGNEIRRARSEEIQEIMHLIAKCVQVMQSGGSDQWDEGYPNREVISEDIAKGTLFVCLEHEAIAGILVLDENQAEQYAGIEWEQQQGPHLIMHRLAVHPEIQGKGIARRLIAFAEEFARSSAYRSIRLDTYAKNDRALKLYPSLGYLQRGEIRFPGRTAAFPVFEKALTENMES; this is encoded by the coding sequence ATGATGGGGAATGAGATACGAAGAGCGCGGAGTGAGGAGATCCAGGAGATCATGCATCTGATTGCCAAATGTGTACAAGTTATGCAGTCAGGCGGAAGCGATCAATGGGATGAAGGGTACCCTAACAGGGAAGTCATTAGTGAAGATATCGCTAAGGGAACCTTGTTTGTCTGCCTGGAGCATGAGGCGATCGCCGGAATTCTTGTGCTGGATGAGAACCAGGCGGAGCAATATGCAGGGATCGAATGGGAACAGCAGCAGGGGCCTCATCTGATTATGCACCGGCTTGCGGTACATCCCGAGATTCAGGGCAAAGGGATTGCCCGGCGGCTGATCGCCTTTGCCGAGGAATTCGCCCGCAGCAGCGCATACAGAAGCATCCGGCTCGATACATATGCGAAGAATGACAGGGCACTTAAGCTGTATCCTTCACTCGGGTATTTGCAGAGAGGCGAGATTCGTTTTCCCGGCCGTACCGCTGCTTTTCCGGTGTTTGAGAAGGCGCTGACAGAGAATATGGAGAGCTAA
- a CDS encoding 5'-deoxyadenosine deaminase, protein MANILIKHAEIITMNKQEDIIYGDIRIKADLIVEIGTGLEVKGEELVIDAKNRTVIPGFIQTHIHLSQTLFRGKGDDLELMDWLRKRIWPLEAAHDEESLYYSAMLGIGELITSGTTTIVDMETVHHTDYAFQAIAKSGIRALSGKVMMDRKNPDAPAALQEETAASLQESVDLLEKWNGYANGRIQYAFSPRFVISCTEPLLREVQSLSARYGVKVHTHASENLGEIELVQAMTGMRNVVYLDHLGLANERLILAHCVWLDEQEKRILRDRGVHVSHCPGSNLKLASGIADTPGMLHDHIHLSLGADGAPCNNNLDMFNEMRLAAVIQKPAHGPTTMDARSVFRMATIGGAKAVGMEDQIGSIEVGKKADLAILNLYNFHTFPSYDVDPISRIVYSATRADVETTIVDGEILMHTGRLKTIDKEVVLQEANRSIKRLLVNTPLG, encoded by the coding sequence ATGGCGAATATCCTGATCAAGCATGCGGAGATTATTACGATGAACAAGCAGGAGGACATTATATACGGTGATATCCGCATCAAGGCTGATCTGATTGTGGAGATTGGCACCGGCCTTGAAGTGAAGGGGGAGGAGCTTGTCATCGACGCCAAGAACCGGACGGTTATCCCCGGCTTCATCCAGACACATATTCATCTCTCCCAGACGCTGTTTCGCGGCAAAGGGGATGATCTGGAGCTGATGGACTGGCTGCGCAAGCGGATCTGGCCGCTGGAGGCAGCGCATGACGAGGAGTCACTGTACTATTCTGCCATGCTCGGCATTGGGGAATTAATCACCAGCGGCACAACGACCATCGTGGATATGGAGACGGTACATCATACGGATTATGCCTTCCAGGCGATTGCGAAGAGCGGTATACGCGCCTTGTCAGGGAAGGTCATGATGGACCGGAAGAACCCCGATGCACCGGCGGCCTTGCAGGAAGAGACGGCAGCTTCGCTGCAGGAGAGTGTGGATCTGCTGGAGAAATGGAACGGATATGCGAACGGCCGGATTCAGTATGCTTTTTCCCCGCGGTTTGTTATTTCTTGTACGGAGCCGCTGCTGCGGGAGGTGCAGAGCCTCTCGGCCCGTTACGGGGTGAAGGTGCATACCCATGCTTCCGAGAATCTGGGTGAGATCGAGCTTGTACAGGCGATGACCGGTATGCGCAATGTCGTCTATCTGGATCACCTGGGGCTGGCTAACGAACGTCTGATTCTGGCTCACTGTGTCTGGCTGGATGAGCAGGAGAAGCGGATTCTGCGGGACCGAGGGGTTCATGTCAGCCACTGCCCGGGTTCGAACCTCAAGCTGGCCTCAGGCATCGCCGATACACCGGGCATGCTTCATGACCATATTCATCTCAGCTTGGGTGCAGACGGCGCGCCCTGCAACAATAATCTGGATATGTTCAACGAGATGCGTCTGGCGGCAGTCATCCAAAAGCCCGCGCATGGCCCGACTACGATGGATGCCCGGAGTGTCTTTCGGATGGCGACCATCGGGGGCGCGAAGGCGGTCGGGATGGAGGATCAGATCGGCAGCATCGAGGTCGGCAAGAAGGCGGATCTGGCCATTCTTAATCTCTATAATTTTCACACCTTCCCCTCTTATGATGTGGACCCGATCTCGCGGATCGTCTACTCGGCCACCCGTGCCGATGTGGAGACAACGATTGTGGATGGTGAGATTCTCATGCACACCGGGCGGCTGAAGACCATTGACAAGGAAGTCGTGCTTCAAGAAGCGAACCGTTCCATTAAAAGACTGCTGGTGAACACCCCGTTGGGGTAG
- a CDS encoding RNA polymerase sigma factor, producing the protein MKFLLEKVNPPSTLEVKYNEVKRLELDGLEQAEAINEEQLRQIMKLYGEDVWNYIYFLTKNSDQTDELTQEVFIKCYYRISTYRGASSLKTWLFTIARNTVFSYRKSRFFRSGLWGEMQPLPTEDEGRQGSAGQAAVTRSAEMEYLGDRQVHEIWRLIMSLPDKLREVLVLDLKAELSVREIAELIRISPGTVKSRLYRARHKIQDKLRGME; encoded by the coding sequence GTGAAGTTTTTACTAGAAAAAGTGAACCCTCCGTCCACTCTTGAGGTCAAATATAATGAGGTGAAACGATTGGAACTGGATGGACTGGAGCAGGCGGAGGCGATCAATGAAGAGCAGCTGCGGCAGATCATGAAGCTTTATGGGGAAGATGTATGGAATTATATTTATTTTCTGACCAAAAACAGTGATCAGACGGATGAGCTCACGCAGGAGGTGTTCATCAAATGCTATTACCGAATCAGCACCTACCGGGGAGCTTCTTCGCTCAAAACCTGGCTGTTCACGATTGCCCGCAATACGGTATTTTCCTACCGCAAATCGCGATTTTTCCGCTCCGGGCTGTGGGGAGAAATGCAACCATTACCCACTGAGGATGAGGGGCGGCAGGGTTCTGCGGGACAGGCGGCTGTTACTCGTTCGGCGGAGATGGAATATCTCGGCGACCGGCAGGTACATGAAATCTGGCGTCTGATTATGAGCCTTCCGGATAAGCTGCGTGAGGTGCTGGTGCTTGATCTCAAGGCAGAACTGTCGGTCCGCGAAATCGCTGAGCTGATCCGGATATCGCCGGGCACTGTCAAATCGAGACTGTACCGTGCACGTCATAAAATCCAGGACAAACTGAGGGGGATGGAGTAA
- a CDS encoding LTA synthase family protein yields MNDKNPASVHFHFYMIAGLIWLKLLLLRGLFFDRIAWEWIAADIAPVLLILGVLAVITPGRMRKAVFWGFNCLFSLLLFGASVYFNHFGSVPTYLALYELHQVFQVKESVESTIEMIDYLFLADLMIMFSYLLFRRWKNGPIQQQRDSQPSRRARRVYLVVLLVAIIGGGSLSAYSIDSARGITNELVQAESAGFLNYEVVAAIKAQEDNGLIGTGDIHETIAKVQELEATYPYKDKDKDKDIAGGLPEYFGLQKGKNVIVLQLEAFQNFPLHQSLDGQELTPVMNGLADEGFYFPHVFQQVGPGNTSDAEFISNTSVYPIATLAMSTGFGDRELPGLPRLLRDKGYEAYTFHVNKVGFWNRNELYPALGFNGYYDKGYFENDHFNSFGASDEQLYATAVEKLAKLQKKGTPFYAQLVTASSHHPFKVPDSFRRIQMPDKLQDTMLGDYLTAVNYTDYAIGTLIEGMKRQGMWENTVLVLYGDHFGLQPKDVPEEQVEEALGIKYDNRISRFNIPFIIHAPGMEQGQVVEQTGGQLDVLPTVANLLGVSLKEEGFTAFGHDLLNIDHNVVGMRYYLPTGSFFNNEVMFVPGKSFADGEAISLDTHEPVVDFSKYQSDYDYILKLMGYSDEYVKLLPQR; encoded by the coding sequence ATGAACGATAAGAATCCTGCGTCCGTGCATTTTCATTTCTATATGATAGCGGGACTGATCTGGCTGAAGCTGCTGCTGCTGAGAGGGCTGTTCTTTGACCGGATTGCCTGGGAATGGATTGCTGCGGATATCGCTCCGGTGCTGCTGATTTTGGGGGTGCTGGCCGTTATTACGCCCGGGAGGATGAGAAAGGCTGTCTTCTGGGGCTTCAACTGCCTATTTTCACTGCTGCTGTTCGGGGCCAGTGTGTACTTCAACCACTTCGGCTCGGTGCCGACCTATCTGGCGCTCTATGAACTGCATCAGGTATTTCAGGTCAAAGAGAGCGTGGAATCCACGATTGAGATGATTGATTATCTGTTTTTGGCCGATCTGATGATTATGTTTAGCTATTTGCTCTTCCGCAGATGGAAGAATGGCCCCATACAGCAGCAGCGTGACAGTCAGCCTTCACGCAGAGCCCGGAGAGTCTATCTGGTGGTGCTGCTGGTGGCTATTATCGGCGGCGGCTCGCTGTCCGCTTATTCCATAGATTCTGCCCGGGGAATCACCAACGAGCTGGTCCAGGCGGAAAGCGCCGGATTCCTGAATTATGAGGTGGTGGCAGCGATCAAAGCCCAAGAGGATAACGGCCTCATCGGGACCGGAGATATTCATGAAACCATAGCCAAGGTGCAGGAATTGGAGGCTACTTATCCCTATAAGGATAAGGATAAGGATAAGGATATTGCCGGCGGACTGCCGGAATATTTCGGATTGCAAAAGGGCAAGAATGTGATCGTCCTCCAACTGGAGGCTTTTCAGAATTTCCCGCTGCATCAGTCGCTGGATGGGCAAGAACTGACGCCGGTGATGAATGGTCTGGCTGATGAAGGCTTCTATTTCCCGCATGTCTTCCAGCAGGTCGGCCCGGGCAATACCTCGGATGCGGAATTCATCAGCAACACCTCTGTTTATCCGATTGCAACCCTTGCGATGTCAACAGGCTTTGGAGACCGGGAACTGCCGGGCCTGCCGCGTCTGCTGCGGGATAAGGGCTATGAAGCTTACACTTTTCATGTGAACAAGGTGGGCTTCTGGAACCGCAATGAGCTGTATCCGGCACTTGGCTTCAACGGTTATTATGATAAAGGTTACTTTGAGAATGACCATTTCAATTCCTTCGGCGCTTCTGATGAGCAGTTGTATGCTACCGCTGTGGAGAAGCTGGCTAAGCTGCAGAAGAAGGGTACGCCTTTTTATGCGCAGCTCGTGACCGCCTCCAGCCATCATCCGTTCAAGGTGCCGGACAGCTTCCGGAGAATCCAGATGCCGGATAAGCTCCAGGATACAATGCTTGGAGATTATCTGACTGCGGTGAATTATACGGATTATGCGATAGGTACGCTGATTGAGGGAATGAAGCGGCAGGGCATGTGGGAGAATACGGTACTTGTGCTGTACGGCGACCATTTCGGCTTGCAGCCGAAGGATGTCCCGGAGGAGCAGGTGGAGGAAGCGCTCGGAATCAAGTATGATAACCGGATTAGCCGGTTCAACATTCCATTCATTATTCATGCACCCGGTATGGAGCAGGGACAGGTTGTGGAGCAAACCGGTGGACAGCTGGATGTGCTTCCTACCGTGGCTAATCTGCTGGGGGTATCGCTGAAGGAAGAAGGGTTCACGGCGTTCGGGCATGATCTGCTGAATATTGACCATAATGTGGTAGGGATGCGGTATTATTTGCCAACAGGCTCTTTCTTTAATAATGAGGTTATGTTCGTGCCTGGCAAAAGCTTCGCGGACGGAGAGGCCATCTCGCTGGATACGCATGAGCCGGTGGTGGATTTCAGTAAGTATCAGAGCGATTATGACTATATCCTGAAGTTGATGGGCTACTCAGATGAATATGTGAAGCTGCTTCCGCAGCGTTAG
- a CDS encoding aspartyl-phosphate phosphatase Spo0E family protein: MGNDEYKDKIEQARQELNKLALEYGMQDVRVLRQSVKLDALLNEYSDCNTEKDDQLY, encoded by the coding sequence ATGGGGAATGACGAATACAAGGATAAGATCGAACAGGCAAGACAGGAACTGAACAAACTGGCCTTGGAGTACGGGATGCAGGATGTCCGGGTGCTCCGCCAATCGGTGAAGCTGGATGCGCTCCTGAATGAATACAGCGATTGCAATACGGAGAAGGATGACCAGCTTTATTAG